A stretch of Brassica rapa cultivar Chiifu-401-42 chromosome A08, CAAS_Brap_v3.01, whole genome shotgun sequence DNA encodes these proteins:
- the LOC103833333 gene encoding EPIDERMAL PATTERNING FACTOR-like protein 9: MKHEMRNMKLRCISFFFLLFGLLLGNFIVEASKARSIDDTLSLPRQVHLPYSRRHMIGSTAPTCTYNECRGCRYKCRAEQVPVEGNDPINSAYHYRCVCHR; this comes from the exons ATGAAGCATGAAATGAGGAACATGAAGCTACGATGCATatccttcttctttcttctcttcggTTTGCTTCTTGGAAATTTTATAGTCGAAG CTTCAAAAGCTCGTTCTATCGACGATACGCTTTCACTTCCCCGACAAGTCCATCTCCCG TACTCAAGGAGGCATATGATTGGGTCGACGGCACCAACTTGCACTTACAACGAATGCAGAGGATGCAGATACAAATGCAGAGCTGAACAAGTCCCCGTTGAAGGCAATGATCCTATCAACAGTGCTTATCATTACAGATGCGTTTGTCATAGATAA